From Vidua macroura isolate BioBank_ID:100142 chromosome 30, ASM2450914v1, whole genome shotgun sequence, one genomic window encodes:
- the LOC128820695 gene encoding olfactory receptor 14A16-like codes for MSNSSSISHFLLLALAETRQLQLLHFCLLLGISLAALLGNGLIISAVACGHHLHTPMFFFLLNLALSDLGSTCTTVPKAMHNSLWDTSTISYTACAAQLFFFLFFISAEYSLLTIMCYDRYVSICNPLHYGTLLGSRACAHMAAAAWASAFLNALMHTANTFSLPLCHGNALGQFFCELPQILKLSCPKSHLRELRLIVLSICLPLGCFVFIVFSYVQIFRAVLRIPSEQGRHKAFSTCLPHLAVVSLFLSTGTFAHLKPPSISSPSLDLSVSVLYSVVPPALNPLIYSLRNQELKAAVWRLITWQFHKH; via the coding sequence atgtccaacagcagctccatcagccacttcctcctgctggcactggcagagacacggcagctgcagctcctgcacttctgcctcttgctgggcatctccctggctgccctcctgggcaacggcctcatcatcagcgccgtagcctgcggccaccacctgcacacgcccatgttcttcttcctgctcaacctggccctcagcgacctgggctccacctgcaccactgtccccaaagccatgcacaattccctctgggacaccagcaccatctcctacacagcatgtgctgcacagctctttttctttctgttcttcatctCAGCAGAGTATTCCCTGctgaccatcatgtgctacgaccgctacgtgtccatctgcaaccccctgcactacgggaccctcctgggcagcagagcttgtgcccacatggcagcagctgcctgggccagtgcctttctcaatGCTCTCATGCACACGGCCAATACATTTTCTCTGCCCttgtgccatggcaatgccctgggccagttcttTTGTGAGCTGCCCCAGATCCTCAAACTctcctgccccaaatcccacctcagAGAACTTAGGCTCATTGTGCTCTCCATCTGTTTACCACTTGgctgttttgtgttcattgttttctcctatgtgcagatcttcagggctgtgctgaggatcccctctgagcagggacggcacaaagccttttccacctgcctccctcacctggctgtgGTCTCTCTGTTCTTAAGCACTGGTACATTTGCTCACCTGAAGCccccctccatctcctccccatccctggatctgtcagtgtcagttctgtactcggtggtgcctccagccctgaaccccctcatctacagcctgaggaaccaggagctcaaggctgcagtgtggagactGATCACTTGGCAATTTCACAAACATTAA